The Tolypothrix sp. PCC 7712 region CGCATCGGCTGGCCAGATGAAAAAATTCGGGTTGTTCCCCTCACCGAGATGGCTGACTGTACCCAGAAAGAGCAGTTGATGCGTACCACACTGTATGTAATTAGTCCAGCACTTTTACAAGCAACAGCGCGATCGCGTTTATATCATCCTGAACATAATCATCTGTTTCGCTCGTCGCATTAATAATTATGGGGCATGGGGCATGGGGCATTGGGCATTGGGCATTGGGTAATCGGTAATTGGTAATGGGTAATGGGAATCTCTCCCTCATCCTCCTCATCTCCTTTCCATCTCTACGCTTCGGTAAAATTAATCTGGAAATTGCCAACTTTTTTCACTCTTGTACAGACGCGATTCATCGCGTCTCTCCGTCTTTTTGACCTTTAACTAATTTCAATCTGAAATTTTTGACTATGCCATTAATTAAAGTACAAACTTCTGTTGCTGCACCGGAAAGAACTGAAATTGAAAGCTTGCTGAAAAGCTTATCTGCTAAGTTAGCCAAGCATTTAGGCAAACCCGAATCTTATGTAATGACAGCTTTTGAGCCAGATGTGCCTATGACTTTTGCTGGTACAACAGACCCAGTTTGTTACATTGAAATTAAAAGTATCGGTACTATGAAACCTGACCAAACAGCGACGATGAGTCAGGATTTCTGTCAGCAGATTAACCAAGCTTTAGGCGTAGCTAAAAATCGGATTTATATAGAATTTGCAGATGCTAAAGGTGCTATGTGGGGTTGGAATGGCTCAACCTTTGGGTAAGGTTTTGTAGGGGAAGGGGGAAGGGGTAATGGGTAATTGGTAATAGGAATTTCTCCCTTTATCCCCCTCATCTCCCTCATCAGGGAATGTTAACAGAGCGCAACAATCGCTCAACAACAGTTCTGGCGCTGCGTCCTCCCCTGGGGATGAGGCGATGACAAAGAACGTGAGGAACGAGAAATTTTACATCATCGGGAATGGCGTAATCACGTCCTAAAATAAAAGCGAGGGCTTGGGTAGCTTTTTGTAAAGCGACTGTACCGCGAGGGCTGACACCGAGAGAAATTTCTTCATCCTGTCTTGTCGCCCGCACTAAGTCCAGAATGTATTGCTGTAAAGGTGTTTCCACTCTTACCTGAGAACAGAGTTGCCGTAATTGAGCTATTTCTTCTAGGGTAATGCAAGGTTGTAAATCAGCTACCTTGATACCATCCGTCAGGTTTTGCAGCATTTGGAGTTCTTCTGTCTCTGAAGGATAGCCTAAACTCAAAGACAGCATAAATCTATCCATCTGCGCTTCAGGTAGCGGAAAAGTCCCTTGATACTCAACTGGGTTTTGGGTAGCAATGACAAAAAAAGGTGTGGGAACAGCACGAGAAACACCATCAACTGTTACCTGATGTTCTTCCATCACTTCTAACAAAGCTGACTGAGTTCGGGGTGTAGCACGGTTGATTTCGTCAGCTAGCAAAATGTTGGCAAATATAGGCCCAGGTAGAAAGGTAAATTCGCCGCTTTTGGGGTTCCAAATGTTTGTACCAGTAATATCAGTAGGTAATAAATCGGGGGTACATTGTAGCCTTTGAAACTTACCGTCAAGCGATCGCGCTAATGATTTAGCTAGCAGGGTCTTACCAACACCAGGAACATCTTCTAATAAAGCATGACCACCGCCAAGGATGGCGACTAGTACCAAACGTATTGCTTCGGTTTTACCAACGATGGTACGAGACAGATTATGTGTTAAAGCCTCAAGTTTTTCTCTCATGCACCACGGGATTGGGGGTTGGGGATTGGGTACTGGGGATTGGGCAATTCAATTTTGGATTGAGTTTAAATCTAAAATCCAAAATCTAAAATCTAAAATTCCCAGTCCCTAGTATTCCCACCCAGCAATCACAATTCAACATTCCGAGAGCAAAACTTCTTTCGCCACATGACAATCGAGCTGAATTTGTGTTTTTAAGGCTTCGAGAGAGTCAAATTTTTGTTCTGGTCGTAAAAATTGTACTAGCTGTACAGCCAGCTTTTTGCCGTACAAATCTCCAGACCAATCAAATAAATGGACTTCCACAGATATATGAGTACCATCAACTGTGGGGCGATTACCTATATTCATTACGCCTAATATTGTTGGTGTTTGAGTATCTGCTGTCTCATCAAGCATCAACACGCGGACAGCATAAACACCTAGGCGAGGTAAAAACTTGTCTTTTGGTAATTGCAAGTTAGCAGTGGGAAAACCAATCGTTCTGCCCAGTTTTTGTCCTTGAATTACCACACCAAAAAGAGTGTATGGTCTTCCCAAAAGGAAATTCGCGCTTTTGACATCGCCATTTTCTAAGGCCTGGCGAATTAATGAAGTACTAATTGGTGGTGCTTGGGTAGGAGGATTACTAGGGCAATTACTTTCTGCTGTCAATTGATCGCTACCTACATAGGTTTCTAAAGTAACGATTGTGACAGGAATATTATATTTGGCGGCGAGTAGTTTTAAATCCTCAGCTGTGCCAGCGCGCTGTTTACCAAAACAAAAATCTTGTCCCACGCTAAGTTGCTGGCATCGCAGTTTTTGTACGAGAATTTTTTCTACAAACTCTTCTGGAGAGAGAGACGATAATTCTTTATCAAAGGGTAATAGTACCAGCTGTTCTATTCCCAGCGATCGCAATTGTTCCACTTTTTCATCAAGTGGTGTTAACAAAGCACGGGGTTGACCTGAGAAAAATTCCTGTGGATGGGGATGAAATGTCACAACAGTAGAGTATATATGCTCATTTGTTGTAGCTGTAGTGTTTCCTGGCTGGGATGCAGGATTTGTGAAATCATGAAGTGAGCGTTCTGGTAAATTGCCCTCATCTTGCACAAACTTTTGATCGCACGCAGTCCCTGTAACTGCTCTTTTTGCTTGCTGCAAAACTGGCTGGATGACTCTTTGATGACCAAGGTGCATACCATCAAATTTGCCAAGCGCAACAGCAGTTGGTGTTAGCAGTTCTTCACTCGAAGAACCAACCCACACGGAACACCCATTTTGAGACAAATTTAGCACGTGGATTCTGGGATTTTAGGTTTATTGAGCTATCAGCTACAAGTTCCCCTATAGGTAACTTAACTGACTGGGAGGGCACCCTTGACGCACATCCCGCGACTCCACAGAGTTTTCATCTGGAGCGTTTTCGCTCTGAATTTAACCGCTTGTGGGAGCAGCCACGGCGTTATTACCACCCTTTGGCTAATAGCCAAAGCATACCCTACAGGCAGCAACTAATTAGGGTGTTTTGTGCTGTTTCTCAGCTTGATTTATCTTTGCTGAGTCCAGAGAACCCTACACCACAGTTAAAGAGGCTTTAGCTAAACTTTTGGGTTTTAGCAAGTATTGTACCTGCTCGTCCCTTGAGGCAGCTAGTCTATGGGCATTTGTGCTTCCCTGGTTAGCTCGCAAAGCGTGTTCTCCAGTTTTTGCAGTTTACCGTAAGAGTCACCTCTCCTGCTGAGAGCTTCTCTTCACCAATCTAATACCATTTTGGATTTTAGATTTTAGATTTTAGATTTTAGATTTTAGATTGGGAATTTGTGTATCCATCTGTCGCCATGATTTGTCCAAGGGGGAAAAATCGCAGATTTTGCGATCGCTGCGACTACAAACTTTAGGCAGATAAGTTCCCGACAGGGCAAGATTCTGATATGGTCGCAGAAACAGGAACATGAAGTACCATGCCTTCCCGTGCCATCACTGCACCTGCAAATTCCTCACCCGCTTGATTTCCCACATTATCTAGAAATTCATCGTTATGCGCGGGGTCATGATGGAAAATTGCTAGGGTCTTGACATGAGCAGCTTTGGCTATTTTCACCGCTTCTTGCCAGGTGGAATGTCCCCAGCCAATTCTCGGCGATGTTGGTGAATGGTATTCTTCATTGGTATAGGTACAATCGTATATTAAGATATCAGCATTACGCGCTAGCCAGAGGACGTTTTCGTCCAGTCTGTCAGGAAAATGTTCAGTATCAGTAATATAAGCAGCAGCGCCATCACGCCAGTTAACTCGATATCCCACGGCTTCACCAGGGTGATTTAATGGTGCTGTTTCTACAGTAATGTCATTAATGTGTATTGGTTGCCCTGCAGTAATGTCACAAAAATTTAAATTTGCCTGCATAATTTGCAAAGGCACAGGAAAATTGGGATGGAGCATTTGGTCATTTAGGCGCTGTTCGATAGTGGAACCATCGGGAGCAATTGCGCCATAAATCTTAAAATGGTTTCCCTTGATAAAACCTGGTGCAAAGAACGGAAATCCTTGCATGTGATCCCAGTGGGAATGGGTAAAAAATAGATGACCTTCTAACGGCATTTGGCGCAACAAAGATTGCCCCAATACATGAAGTCCTGTTCCACCATCGAAAATTAAGCGTTTACCGCCCACTTGCATTTCAACGCAAGGGGTATTACCGCCATAACGCACTGTGTGTGGCCCGGGACTGGGGATGCTGCCGCGAACGCCCCAAAATTGCACGGTAAATTGGTTCTCTAACCTAGACATGGGTGTTGCTTTCTGGACTGAGCGTGCGATCAATAAAACAAATTGTTACTTATGTTTGTTAAGTTTATGCAGTCTTACCATTTTGGCAGAGGGGAATTTCTTGGTAAAACAGCATACCCTTTTTTCGGCAGGTTTTTTCAACCAGAGTGAGAGATAACAAAGCCAAAGCTTAAAGTACTTTGGGCTTACATGTAGCAGTGAGATCAACAGCGTTTCTACTTTATAGCTTAAATTTGTCGATCATGTTTTAACTCATTGCTGAAAGTTACAAATTTTTCCTCAAATACCAAAGTTTTTACGTAAATTTAAATTCCCATTCTGATAATTGCTGTAATCCTGTTGCGTAAGTAAGATTGTATTGTAATGGAGTAATGCTAATGTGGTTTTTACGGATAACATGTACATCTATAGGGATGTGTTGAGGCAAATTTAAGCCTTCTGGTGGTTCTACTTCTTCCAAAACCTCACCTGTTAACCAGTAATAGGTTTTACCACGCGGATCGACTCGCTTGTCAAATACATCCACGTAGCGCCGCACTCCCTGGCGCGTGATTGTGACTCCTGCAATTTCTTCCCATTTGACTGGAGGAACGTTAACATTGAGCAACATTAACTCTGGTAGGGGTTTGGCTGCTAGTTGTGCTACTAGCTGTTGGGCAAAGTGAGCCGCAGTTTGAAATTCTTTAGAAGTATGGCTAGCAAGGCTGAAAGCAATGCTAGGAATCCCTTCAATTATTCCTTCCATAGCCGCAGACACAGTCCCAGAATAGAGAATTTCTGTGCCCAAATTTGCCCCTTGATTAATGCCAGAAAGCACCAAATCTGGGGGTGTGTCTAACAAAGCCCAAAGCGCTAATTTGACGCAATCTGAAGGAGTGCCATCACAAGCCCAAGCTTTAACTGTGGGATGAAAAATTGACTCCACAATTTCCGCGCGAATTGGTTGGTGTAAAGTCAATCCATGCCCAGTTGCCGATCGCTCTCGGTCGGGGCATACTACAGTCACTTCATGACCTGCCTGTGCCAAGCAGTTGGCCAGGGTACGAATACCCAAGGCAGAAATTCCGTCATCATTGCTAATGAGTAATTTCATCGTTATTGGTCATTAGTCGTTGGTCATTAGTCATTAGTTATTTGTTATCTGACATTTGTCAATGTCGAGCGTCACAAATAGCAGGCAAAAAAACATCCTCACACACCAAATCCCTTTTAGGGACTTGCAACTAAAAAAATCAATCGCTTTAGGGAGCAGAGGCGGAAGAATACAATTATGGTCTTCGCGGTGAAAAATGAATAATTTAATTTCTGGAAGTCCCTTAAACTGGTAAACAGAGGTTTGGACTAAAGAAGTATGAAGTGTAAAGGATGAAGTAATGGCTGCTAGGCATCTGCCTTACCCACAAGTGCGGTGAAAGATCAAATTTTTGATATTCCTACCTCCTCTGGGAATGAGTAGGATAATTTCAGACTTTATACTTTAGCCTTCAACCTTCCTTTAACCCTTACCTTTGGCCTGTTAAGGTCATATTACTAAGCCGATTGGTGATTTGTACCAACTTCTGGAACTAATGACCAATGACAAATGACAAATGACTAACTAACTAATGACTAGCAATTTAGAGGCTCAACTTTTAGCACTACGGCAGGAAGGAGAAAAAGCGATCGCAGCCGCTGATACCTTAGAACGCCTAGAAGAACTCAGAGTAGGTTATCTGGGTAAGAAGGGGCAACTTGGGGCACTGTTGCGAAGTATGGGGCAGATGAGTGCAGAGGAACGTCCTAAAATTGGGGCGATCGCTAATACAGTGAAAGAATCCCTGCAAAATAGTTTAGACAAGCAGCGCACTGCCCTAGAAGCTGCTCAAATTCAAGCCCAGTTAGAGGCTGAAACTCTGGATGTCACAATGCCGGGAATTTACAGTCCCCAAGGTCGCATTCATCCTCTAAATGGTATCATCGACCGCGCCCTGGATATCTTTGTCGGCATGGGTTACACGGTGGCTCAAGGGCCAGAGATGGAAACAGATTATTACAATTTTGAGGCGCTGAATACTCCCCCTGACCATCCCGCCCGTGATATGCAGGATACCTTCTACCTGCCAGATGGCAATCTTCTGCGTACTCATACCTCTTCAGTGCAAATTCGTTATATGGAATCTGAAGAACCACCCATTCGGGTTGTGGCCCCTGGGCGAGTTTATCGCCGCGATAACGTAGATGCTACTCACTCAGCAGTTTTCCATCAAATCGAGTTGCTAGCCATTGATGAGGGACTGACATTTACAGACCTCAAGGGTGTAATTAAGGTATTTTTACAAGCAATGTTTGGCGATTTGCCAATTCGCTTCCGCGCTAGCTATTTCCCCTTTACAGAACCCTCCGCCGAAGTGGATTTGCAATGGAATGGTCGTTGGCTGGAAGTTATGGGTTGCGGTATGGTCGATCCAAATGTGATGAAATCTGTAGGTTATGACCCAGAAATTTATACTGGGTTTGCGGCTGGTTTCGGTGTCGAACGGTTTGCGATGGTTCTGCACCAAATCGATGATATTCGGCGCTTATATGCCAGCGATTTGCGCTTTTTAAGACAATTTTAAATGATGTAATTAGACCGCTTGTACAGGTGAAAATACTTCCCATACAAGCGTTTTATTTAATACTGAGCCACATAAAGGAGACCAACAAAGGTAATACTAATGACTCAAGTATCGAGATTTGATGACATTCTTGAAAGCATCGAAGAATTGTCAGCAGATGAACAAGCAACACTCATTGATCTGATCCGCCATCGGCTGGCAGAAAAACGACGTTCTGAAATTGCGGTTAATATCGCTCAAGCTCAGGTAGAATACGAAACTGGTAAGGTTTTTCGTGGCAACCTGACTCAAATTATGGATGAGTTAAGCAAATGAAAACTCTGGTTTTGACATCATCGTTTAAACGAGCATTTAAGCGATTGGTGCGACGACAACCAGAATTACAAGAGCGAATTCAAGAACGGTTGGCACTTTTAACAATTGATCCATTTGATCCACTATTGCAGACCCATAAGCTCAAAGGCAAGTTGTCTGGAGCTTGGGCTTGTTCAGTGGAGTATGATTGTCGCATTGTTTTTAACTTTGTGGAAAATCCAGAGTCTGGTGAAGAGGAAATATTGCTAATTGATATAGGCACTCATGATGAAGTCTATTGAGTTGGAATAATGACGAATTAGAATTATGGGGAACAGCGATCGCAATGTCCACAACGCCAGTTAGCGGCTTCTTTCGCAAAACCAAAGGCGGTTAATAAAAACTGCCAGCGACACTGTTTAGTATGCAAATACTGATTCATTTCCTTGGCGGCTTGCAATTGAGTTGCTGCTTGCTTATTCACCCCTGGCTTGATGACGTAATGGAAAGGGTCAAGCCAGTTTAACTGTCCACTGCTGTGGAGTAAAGACAAAGCCATTGCACCATCAGGGAATTGTCGCGCTACTGTATTCACATCCCCTTGTTTCGGCAGTTTTTTCGCAAGTTGCTGTGCTGTTTGTTGTTGCGATCGCATTTGTTGTTCAAAAAACTGCTGTCTTTGTTTATCTTCTGAATCTAACCAGCCTGTAGGTTCACTTACTAATGTCAGCGCTTCTGCTGGTTTTCCATCTCTCCCTGCGCGGCCAATTTCTTGCACATATTCGGAAAGTAGTAGCGGCGCGTGAAAGTGAATTACCCAGCGCACATCAGGCTTGTTAATCCCCATGCCAAATGCACAGGTACAAACCACAAATGGGATTTTACCGCCTAACCAGCTAGTTTCTACAGCACGGCGTTCTGTGGCGCTCAGTCCAGCGTGATAACTAGCTGTGGCATAACCCATCTCTGCTAACCAAGCTGCTAAGTTCTCGCTATCTCTGCGCGTGCGGACATAAACTAATCCGGCTTGTTGGGGTCTATTTTGAATAAATTTGACTAATTTTTGCTTTCTACCTCTGGGAGTCCATGCGATGCAGATGTTGAGATGCAGATTTGGACGGTAGGGATTCAGGCGGTAAATATCTGGTTGTTGTAATTGTAAAACTGAGGCAATCATTTTTTGTGCTAAAGGGTCAGCCGTCGCCGTAAAAGCTGCCACACTAATTTTGCTTCCAGGTGGTTTTGATTTCAGTAATGCCGATCGCACTGCCCCTAATCTGCGATAAGCTGGTCGAAAGGTTTCACCCCACTGCACTAAACAATGGGCTTCATCCAAAATTAAGCCGTTAATCTGCAATTGTGGTTGACATAATTTTTCCCAAACAGGCGCACTGAGTAAAGTTTCTGGTGATAAATACAATAATCTGAGTTTGTTTTGTGCCAATGCTTGCAGAGTCAAGCGCCGTTGGGATGAAGGTAGTTCGCTATGTAGCAGTGCTGCACTCAGGTTTAGCTGGCGCAGTTCTTGTACTTGGTTTTCCATCAGCGCTACTAAAGGCGAAACTACCAAAGTCAATCCTGTTTGCAGCAGTGCAGGAAGTTGAAAACAAATCGATTTACCACCGCCTGTAGGCATGATAATTAATGCATCTTTTCCTGCCAATAAACTACTGACTATTTCACCCTGTGGGGGACGAAAATTGTCATAGCCCCAAATTTTTTTAAAAGTATTAAGGACTGCGTTCCAAGATGTGGTTCTTATTTGATTCATAATGAATAATAGATATATCCCTGTTTTATCAATGCAATCAGCAGATTTTTTGAATATAGCTGCTGCCATTTAGCATCAGGTTCAGTAATTTCATCAATACGAGGAATTTGGATAAAAAATGAACGAAGATTTAAAACATCGATTCTATATCAGCACAGATAAATCTAAGCTAGATATCACAATGATTCACGATTTTCTGCGAAATTCTGATTGGGCAGAAAATATTCCTTTAGGAATTTTAGAAAAATCAATTGCCAATTCTTTATGCTTTGGACTTTACGAAGAGCAGCGACAAGTCGGTTTTGCTAGGGTAATTACTGATTACGCTACTTCTGCATTTTTAAAGGATGTGTTTATTTTAGAGCCTTATCGTGGTCAAGGTTTAGGCACTTGGTTTGTGCAGTTTATTTTGAATTTTCCTGAACTCCAAGACGTGCAAAAGTGGTTGTTAGGTACAAAAGATGCTCATGGACTTTATCGGCGTTACGGCTTTAAAAAATCCACAACACCAGAGAAATTAATGATGCGTTCTAATCCTAATGCCTATCAGCATCAAAATTAAGTCAGTGATGAAGATCACAGTTGCCAATAGAAGTTATTTGTTATTCCCACTTGTTAAAGGGGAACTATAAACTTTGGGAATAATTAAAGTTTTAATATCATTAAATATAGTTTTCAAGAGGCATGTAAACTTGTCTATAAAACTAGTATTTGTTTACGAATAATTTTGATTAAACCTCATAATTTCCTTATTTTTGATTACTAAATAGGGAAACAAACGTTATTTCTATTTTTTATTGCTGAGAATAAGAAATCAACTTTATGAATACACCGATCGCTGGTACTTATGACATTCGTTTATTAGTTTTTTCCGTGGCGATCGCAATGCTAGCAGCTTACACTGCTTTGGATCTAACTGGACAAATCCGCACCGCTTCTGGATATGCGCGCATTGGCTGGTTGTTTGGTGGTGCGATCGCAATGGGAACAGGGATTTGGTCGATGCATTTTGTGGGAATGCTGGCTTTTTGTCTGCCGATTCCGGTAAAGTACGATTTAATCAGGGTTTTATTATCAATACTGGCAGCCATCTTAGCTTCAGGATGTGCCTTATTTTTCGTCAGCCAATAAGTGATGGGTATCTTTAACTTGCTGGGTGGTAGTCTGTTGATGGGACTGGGGATTATCAACATGCATTACACTGGCATGGCTGCAATGCGAATGTCAGCTAATATCCACTACAACTATATGTTAGTTGGAGTTTCAATTGCGATCGCCTTTATCGTTTCTTTAGTAGCTTTGTGGTTAGCATTTCATTTACCAGATCGCAGTACTAGCACTAATCGTCAACAGAAAATTGCCAGTGCGATCGTTATGGGTGCAGCCATCCCCATTGTACATTATACGGGTATGGCAGCTACTGGTTTTTATGCCATAAAAATGCTAGAAATGCCATCAGTAATAAATCTTGACTCTTCTGTACTATCCACAACGATTGGTATTGTGACGTTTGCAATTTTAGGATTAGCATTGCTCATTTCCTTAGAAACAACCGCCATCGAAAGAACAGTAGCCTTAGCCAATCTTGAACGTGAAATTGCAGAACGTCAGCAGATAGAACAGCGTTTACAACGCGAACAAGCACAGAAACTAGAACAGGCTTTACAAGAATTACAACATACTCAAGCTAAATTATTTCATACTGAAAAAATTTCTTCTTTAGGACAGCTAGTAGCTGGGATTGCCCATGAAGTTAACAATCCAGTCAACTTTATTTCTGGTAATTTATCTCATGCTCACCAGTATGTTCAAGACTTAATTCACTTATTAAACCTTTACAATCAAAAATTTCCTCAACCAGGAGATGACATCGCCAATAAAATTGCCGCTATAGACTTAGAATACTTGCTTGCAGATTTGCCAAAAATGATTTCTTCTATGAAACTTGGTACCGAACGCATTCAAGAAATCATGCAATCTTTGCGAAATTTCTCACGGGTGAATGGAAATGCGAAAAAGATAGTTGATATTCATGAGGGAATTGAGGCTACCCTGATGATTTTGCAGCATCGTCTGCACGCTAACCTCAACCGTCCAGAAATTCAAGTTGTGAAGCAGTATGGAAACCTACCGCAGATTGAGTGCTATGTAGGACAATTAAATCAAGTGTTTATGAATGTGCTAGCAAATGCAATTGATGCTTTAGAAGAGTCTAATCATGGTCAGACCTTTGCAGAAATTCTCCAGCATCCCAATATGATTACAATTACTACTATTGCTGAAGATGGTTATGGGATGATCAAAATTGCCGATAATGGATCTGGGATGCCAGAAGCTGTGCGACTACAATTATTTGATGCCTTCTTCACCACTAAGCCAGAGGGAAAAGGTACAGGATTAGGACTAGCTATCAGTCATCAAATTATTACCGACACCCACAACGGTAGTTTGCAATGTTTTTCGACTCTGGGTAAAGGTACAGAATTTATCATTCAAATTCCTCTAGTAACCCCAGTTGCTAATGATTCAATCGTCGCCATCGCAGCAACTTGTTGATCGGGGAAGCAGAGGGGGATGAGGGGACAAGGGGGGACAAGGAGAATTAGTATTTCCAATGCCCCATGCCCCATGCCCAATCAACTACTGTGTCGGATTCAGTTCTTTCTCCTTGGATTGCAACGATGCATACAGCCTATTCAGTGCATTAACGTAGGCTTGAGCTGATGCAACGATGATATCTGTATTCGCTGCATGTCCAGAAAATACACGGGATTCGTGGCGTAAGCGAATAGTTACTTCCCCAATTGCATCGATTCCGGCTGTGACTGACTGTACAGAGAACTCAATTAATTGGTTGGGTACGTTAACTACACGGTTAATTGCCTTATAAACAGCATCTACTGGCCCTGTACCAATTGCCGCATCAGTTAATTCTTGACCTTCAGGGGTTCTGAGAGTTACTGTGGCTGTGGGTTGGGCATTGCTACCGCAGGAAACTTGCACCAACTCGACGCGGAACAAATCAGGTGCTTGTTGAATTTCATCATTAACAATCGCTTCCAAATCCCAATCAGAAATTTCTTTCTTTTTGTCAGCGACTTCTTTAAATTTGACGAAGGCTTTATTTAATTCGGTTTCTGACAGTTCAAAACCTAATTCTTTGAGGCGAGTCCGAAAAGCATTTCTGCCAGAATGTTTGCCCAAAACTATTTGATTGTCTGTTAAGCCAATCAATTGGGCATCCATAATTTCATAGGTGAGCTTGTTTTTTAATACACCATCTTGGTGGATTCCAGATTCGTGGGCAAAGGCATTTGCCCCGACTATGGCTTTATTTGGTTGTACTAACATCCCCGTCAAATTTGACACTAACCGCGAGGATTTATAAATTTGACGAGTGTCGATATTAGTTAATGATTCTTCTGAGTTGACTGGTCTACCTAAGAAGGGATTAAAATATTGCCGACGCACGTGCAATGCCATTACCAATTCTTCTAAAGCTGCATTACCTGCGCGTTCACCAATACCATTGATGGTACATTCTAATTGTCTCGCACCATTTTTCACAGCTTCTAAAAAGTTTGCTACTGCCAAGCCTAAATCATTATGTCCGTGAACGGAAATAATTGCTTTGTCGATATTGGGGACATGATCTTTAATCCCCTTAATAATT contains the following coding sequences:
- a CDS encoding ATP-binding protein, with amino-acid sequence MGIFNLLGGSLLMGLGIINMHYTGMAAMRMSANIHYNYMLVGVSIAIAFIVSLVALWLAFHLPDRSTSTNRQQKIASAIVMGAAIPIVHYTGMAATGFYAIKMLEMPSVINLDSSVLSTTIGIVTFAILGLALLISLETTAIERTVALANLEREIAERQQIEQRLQREQAQKLEQALQELQHTQAKLFHTEKISSLGQLVAGIAHEVNNPVNFISGNLSHAHQYVQDLIHLLNLYNQKFPQPGDDIANKIAAIDLEYLLADLPKMISSMKLGTERIQEIMQSLRNFSRVNGNAKKIVDIHEGIEATLMILQHRLHANLNRPEIQVVKQYGNLPQIECYVGQLNQVFMNVLANAIDALEESNHGQTFAEILQHPNMITITTIAEDGYGMIKIADNGSGMPEAVRLQLFDAFFTTKPEGKGTGLGLAISHQIITDTHNGSLQCFSTLGKGTEFIIQIPLVTPVANDSIVAIAATC
- a CDS encoding 2-isopropylmalate synthase, encoding MTTQPERIIIFDTTLRDGEQCPGATLNIDEKLVIAKQLARLGVDVIEAGFAFASPGDFEAVNKIAQVVGTENGPVICSLARAKHDDIKAAAHAIKPAAKGRIHTFIATSDIHLQYKLKKTKSEVLAIAEEMVAYAKTFTDDVEFSPEDAGRSDPEFLYQVLERAIRAGATTVNIPDTVGYTTPSEFGAIIKGIKDHVPNIDKAIISVHGHNDLGLAVANFLEAVKNGARQLECTINGIGERAGNAALEELVMALHVRRQYFNPFLGRPVNSEESLTNIDTRQIYKSSRLVSNLTGMLVQPNKAIVGANAFAHESGIHQDGVLKNKLTYEIMDAQLIGLTDNQIVLGKHSGRNAFRTRLKELGFELSETELNKAFVKFKEVADKKKEISDWDLEAIVNDEIQQAPDLFRVELVQVSCGSNAQPTATVTLRTPEGQELTDAAIGTGPVDAVYKAINRVVNVPNQLIEFSVQSVTAGIDAIGEVTIRLRHESRVFSGHAANTDIIVASAQAYVNALNRLYASLQSKEKELNPTQ